From one Plasmodium yoelii strain 17X genome assembly, chromosome: 12 genomic stretch:
- a CDS encoding ADP/ATP carrier protein, putative produces the protein MEIYYLKKKKKISYKGLFITTFLTHGGANIISKFAVSPFERIVIIRQIQPVFFKNILIQPNFTYLNIIKSIYKNQGLTSFWWGYNASIFNFLSFSFLRLLFHDQIKYHLSDRIKDKEYLKKNYFLTTFFLFYTSSSLSSAVSYPLDTIHNCMALNHENLKNKKLYKRGVFLFIYDQLLKRKIRNLYAGYSLCLLNFIPYLTITIKLNELFTKYFTEINFDKKNYNFQNDKKNNITLNEEYKELFKKNPNFFSYIVLGVLTGYIAQFATYPLETLRRKYQYRVMYEQNFLKFIIHNNKLNNIKPKTFVNKMKNMYKGFTVHSLKLIPEYLIFSCFFYYVKNNMPI, from the exons atggaaatttattatttaaaaaaaaaaaaaaaaataagttatAAAGGGCTATTTATAACAACTTTTTTAACCCATGGGGGGGCAAACATAATTTCTAAATTTGCCGTTTCACCTTTTGAGAGAATTGTAATTATTAGACAAATACAAcctgttttttttaaaaatatattgattcAGCCaaattttacatatttaaatataataaaaa gtatatataaaaaccaAGGGCTTACATCATTTTGGTGGGGATATAATGCtagtatttttaattttctatCATTCAGCTTTTTAAGATTATTATTCCAtgatcaaataaaatatcatttaTCTGACCGTATTAAAgataaagaatatttaaaaaaaaattattttttgacaactttttttttattttatacatcCAGTTCTTTATCTTCAGCTGTTTCATACCCTCTAGATACAATTCATAATTGTATGGCATTAAATCATGAAaatcttaaaaataaaaaattatataaaagaggagtttttttatttatttatgacCAGCTATTAAAGagaa aaatcAGAAATTTATATGCAGGATACAGTTTATGCTTATTAAACTTCATCCCATATTTAACAATCACAATTAAATTGAATGaattatttacaaaatattttaccgaaataaattttgataaaaaaaattacaactTTCAAAAtgataagaaaaataatattacatTGAACGAAGAATAtaaagaattatttaaaaaaaatccaaactttttttcttatattgtTTTAGGAGTCTTAACAGGATATATTGCACAATTTGCTACATACCCCCTTGAAACTTTGAGGAGAAAATATCAATATCGTGTTATGTATGAACAAAATtttcttaaatttataattcataataataagttaaataatataaaacccAAAACAtttgtaaataaaatgaaaaatatgtacaaagGATTTA